GGGAAGGACATCGAGGAGATCACGTTCCGCGTGCACCGATGAAGACCACCCTCCGGAAGCAGGACCTCGACCTCCTCGTCGGCGCCCGTCACTGGGACCCCTTCTCCGTCCTCGGCCCCCACGTCGTGGAGGAAGGAGGAAGGCGTTTCGTCGCCGTGCGGATGATCCAGCCCCGGGGCCGCGAGGTCCAGGTGGTGCGCAACGCCGGCGCAACGCGGCGCGCCTCCATGACCCGCATCCACCCCGACGGGGTGTTCGAGGCGCACTTCCCGCTCGACACGGATATATTCCCGTACCGGCTCGAGATCACCGCCGGCGACGGCTACCAATGGACGCAGCACGACCCCTACGCGTTCGGAACGGTTCTCACCGACTTCGACATCCATCTCCTGTCCGAAGGGAGCCACCTGGCGCAGTACGAGAAGCTGGGGAGCCATGTCGTCGACATCGGCGGAATCCGTGGCACGGCGTTCGCGGTGTGGGCGCCCAACGCGGAGCGCGTCTCCGTCGTCTGCAATTTCAACCATTGGGACGGCCGCGTGCACCCAATGCGCAACCGGGGAGAGTCCGGGATCTGGGAGATCTTCCTCCCCGGCGTCGTCGAGGAGGAGGTCTACAAGTACGAGATCCGCTCCCGGGGCACGGGCGAACTGCTGAACAAGACCGACCCGTTCGGCTTTCGGTTCGAGCTCCCGCCGCGGACGGGAACGATCGTCTGCGCCCTCGAAGGGCACGAGTGGGCGGACGCGTCCTGGCTGGAGAACCGCGCGCGACAAAGCGTCCTCGAGGCGCCCATGGCGGTGTACGAGGTCCACCTGGGCTCCTGGAAACGGAAGGAAGGCGAGGAGGGGCCGTACCTCTCGTACCGGGAGCTGGCCGACGACCTCGTTCCCTACGTCAAGGAGATGGGATACACCCACATCGAGCTCCTCCCGGTGGCGGAGCACCCGTTCGACGGTTCGTGGGGGTACCAGGTGCTCGGGTACTTCGCACCGACGTCGCGCCACGGCCGCCCGGCGGAGTTCATGGAGTTCGTCGACCGGTGCCACCGCGAGGGGATCGGCGTGATCCTCGACTGGGTGCCGGCCCACTTCCCCCGGGACGCCCACGGGCTGGCGCGGTTCGACGGGACCCACCTCTACGAGCACGCCGACCCGCGGCGGGGTGAGCAGCGGGACTGGGGAACGCTCATCTTCAACTACGGACGCCGGGAGGTGGCGAACTTCCTCCTGTCGAACGCCCTCTTCTGGATGGACAAGTACCACGTCGATGGCCTGCGGGTGGACGCCGTGGCGTCGATGCTCTACCTCGACTACTCCCGGAAACCGGGCGAGTGGGTCCCGAACGTCCACGGGGGGAACGAGAACCTCGAGGCGATCGCCTTTCTCAAGCGGATGAACGAACTGGTCCACGAGCGGCACCCCGGCGCGATCACCGTGGCGGAGGAGTCGACCGCCTGGCCGGCCGTGTCGCGGCCGACGTACCTCGGGGGTCTCGGGTTCACCCTCAAGTGGAACATGGGATGGATGCACGACATGCTCTCCTTCATCGAGAAGGATCCGATCCACCGGAAATACCACTTCGGCCAGCTCACCTTCGCCCTGCTGTACGCCTTCCACGAAAACTTCGTCCTCCCCTTCTCCCACGACGAGGTGGTGCACCTGAAGCGCTCGATGCTCGACAAGATGCCGGGCGACCTGTGGGAGAAATTCGCCAACCTCCGCCTCCTCTACGCCTACATGTACGCCCACCCGGGAAAGAAGCTCCTTTTCATGGGGCAGGAATTCGCCCAGTGGGAGGAGTGGAACCACGATCGCTCGCTCTCTTGGGACCTGCTGCGGTGGGATACCCACCAGGGGGTGCAGCGGTTCGTCCGCGACCTGAACCGCCTCTACCGGGAAGTCCCCGCGCTCCACGAGGTCGACTTCCGCCCCGAAGGGTTCGAGTGGATCGACTTCCGGGACGTGGACAACAGCGTCGTCTCGTTCCTGCGCCGCGGGAAAGATCCGGACGCCGCCGTCGTGTGCGTCTTCAACTTCACCCCCACCCCGAGGGAGAAGTACCGCGTCGGCGTCCCCTGGCCCGGGCGATACCGCGAGGCGCTGAACAGCGACGCCGCCGCCTACGGCGGGAGCAACGCCGGGAACGGCGGCTCCGTCGCCGCGGAGAGCGTTCCCTGGATGGGGCATCCCCACTCCGTCTCCATCACGCTTCCCCCGCTGGGCGCGCTCTTCCTCCTACCCGAGCGCTAAATGCATTTCACAAATACGGCAACGTATCCAAAGAGCAATCCCGGAAGGCGCTGCGCCTCCGGGACTCCCCCTTCGGCTGCGCCGCCTCGGAGGGGGACTCCGTTCGTGGCTCGCCGTGCGGTGAACCTGCACGGCTGCGCTTTACCT
This genomic interval from Deltaproteobacteria bacterium contains the following:
- the glgB gene encoding 1,4-alpha-glucan branching protein GlgB; this translates as MKTTLRKQDLDLLVGARHWDPFSVLGPHVVEEGGRRFVAVRMIQPRGREVQVVRNAGATRRASMTRIHPDGVFEAHFPLDTDIFPYRLEITAGDGYQWTQHDPYAFGTVLTDFDIHLLSEGSHLAQYEKLGSHVVDIGGIRGTAFAVWAPNAERVSVVCNFNHWDGRVHPMRNRGESGIWEIFLPGVVEEEVYKYEIRSRGTGELLNKTDPFGFRFELPPRTGTIVCALEGHEWADASWLENRARQSVLEAPMAVYEVHLGSWKRKEGEEGPYLSYRELADDLVPYVKEMGYTHIELLPVAEHPFDGSWGYQVLGYFAPTSRHGRPAEFMEFVDRCHREGIGVILDWVPAHFPRDAHGLARFDGTHLYEHADPRRGEQRDWGTLIFNYGRREVANFLLSNALFWMDKYHVDGLRVDAVASMLYLDYSRKPGEWVPNVHGGNENLEAIAFLKRMNELVHERHPGAITVAEESTAWPAVSRPTYLGGLGFTLKWNMGWMHDMLSFIEKDPIHRKYHFGQLTFALLYAFHENFVLPFSHDEVVHLKRSMLDKMPGDLWEKFANLRLLYAYMYAHPGKKLLFMGQEFAQWEEWNHDRSLSWDLLRWDTHQGVQRFVRDLNRLYREVPALHEVDFRPEGFEWIDFRDVDNSVVSFLRRGKDPDAAVVCVFNFTPTPREKYRVGVPWPGRYREALNSDAAAYGGSNAGNGGSVAAESVPWMGHPHSVSITLPPLGALFLLPER